Genomic window (Lewinellaceae bacterium):
CAGGCCTTCGACTTCATCATCGCCTCCGTCCATTCCAACCTGCGCATGGACGAGGCCAAGGCCACCCAGCGGCTGATCACCGCCATTGAAAACCCCTACACCAGGATATTGGGCCATCCCACCGGCCGGCTGTTGCTTTCCCGCCAGGGCTACCCCATCGACCATAAAAAAGTGATCGACGCCTGCGCCGCCAACGGCGTGGCCATCGAGCTCAACGCCAGCCCCTACCGCCTCGACCTAGATTGGAGCTGGATACCTTATGCCCTGGAAAAAGGGGTATTCATCTCCGTCAACCCGGATGCGCACAGCAAGGAAGGGATACACGACATCCACTACGGAGTGCTTTCCGCCAGGAAAGGGGGCCTGACGACAGAGAGGTGTTTGAATGCGAAGGGGGTGGAGGGGTTTGGGGGATGGTTGAATGGTTGATTGGCTGGATGGCTGGATGGCTGGATGGTTGGATGGTTGGATGGTTGGATGGGTAAATGGCTGGGTGGCTGATTGGCAATTTCCACCATTTTGCCTATCTTTTCGCCAGATTCTTGCAAAGCTAAAAAGCTTTTAATCCCCAAAACTGTGCCTGAACGACCATGCAGCGATTCCATTTCTTTATAACTCTTATAGCTACACTGGCCCCAACCCTGGTGGCCGTTGCCGGGCCGGATTACCATAGCGTGGAAGCTATGCCCGGCGATGGCATCTATTCCATGCTTCGCCGCTACAGCCTGGACGAGCACTCCTGCAATTTCGACCAGTTCTACCGCCTGAACAGCCTGAAGAAGAACTCCCACCTCATCGTTGGGAGGAAATACCAGCTTCCCATACTCATTTATTCCTTCAACGGCAAAACGATTCGTTCCAGCATTGGCATCAACGACTGGAACACGGCAGTGCGGATACAGGAATACAACGAGCTGATGCTGGAGAGGAAGATGAGGGCCGAGTCTTTCAAAAAAGACCGCATCCTCTGGGTGCCTTATCACGAACTCAACTGCCCGGATACGGACCTCAGCATCCCTTCTCCGGTAGAGAACTCCCCGGAAGAAGAACGGCCCACGTCCAGCACTACGGCCGGCAACCGCAAATTCCCCATCTTCGGCCCTAAATATGCCTACACGCCCCTGCTGAGCAACAAACTCAAAGGCAAAGTCTTCTACATCGTCGGCGGCCACGGAGGCCCCGACCCGGGTGCTATGGGGCGGCGGGGGGACTACGTCCTTTGCGAAGACGAATATGCCTACGATGTAGCC
Coding sequences:
- a CDS encoding N-acetylmuramoyl-L-alanine amidase; translation: MQRFHFFITLIATLAPTLVAVAGPDYHSVEAMPGDGIYSMLRRYSLDEHSCNFDQFYRLNSLKKNSHLIVGRKYQLPILIYSFNGKTIRSSIGINDWNTAVRIQEYNELMLERKMRAESFKKDRILWVPYHELNCPDTDLSIPSPVENSPEEERPTSSTTAGNRKFPIFGPKYAYTPLLSNKLKGKVFYIVGGHGGPDPGAMGRRGDYVLCEDEYAYDVALRLCRNLISHGATAYMITRDDNDGIREGKFLECDYDEVLWGGVKMMRQQKPRLFQRSDIINELYEQNRLAGVAEQTAIIIHVDSRSKGERTDVFFYHHSSSPSSRSIAFDLLRSLKHKYKQYQKSREYRGTVTARDLHMLRETKPNSVYIELANIRNTFDQQRIIVENNRQLLADWLLEGLMK